Proteins encoded by one window of Colletes latitarsis isolate SP2378_abdomen chromosome 5, iyColLati1, whole genome shotgun sequence:
- the LOC143342097 gene encoding insulin-like receptor translates to MRMRWWSLLIVFLCVAARLACCQEKSWSKTTNYRDKTAKGKYDPDYVDRKNAAGLREDGYRERGDSIVFSDDQEFYDRIDSHRNNRAIDASRSTEANAKLNQQSGQLSNLPKPIAKSTDTVHRRPTGRIKSIMIGDGICHSIDIRNSVSHFAILKNCRVIEGDLQIVLIEDCTEADFQNIHFPELREITGYLLFYRVNGLKSLVNLFPNLEVIRGNALLTDYAFMLYEMQNLQEIGLKKLTEISRGSVRIEKNPALCYTNTLNWTLIVSVGENVIKDNGEEASCPGCSHCPEGFCWTAQHCQRIEPPKCHEQCLGECHGPSDSECYVCKHYRHKGKCIETCPSHLYAYLSRRCVTKDECIQINRLKRLHHQKLEEGQSWRPFNGTCMVQCPDGYEDALDENNMTTCRVCETHCRKVSHGALIRHISDAQSFRGITVVKGALEFQIGNDYSNIMNELSEAFGLIEEITDYLKITRSFPITSLGFFKKLKVIKGETLDTTDASLAVLDNPNLSNLFPPEQKIKIERGKLFFHYNPKLCLSKIIQLSKMVNMSNFTDLEVQPESNGDKVACDIVNINITVKNLGPDYADLVWDSYKPPEGQQLLSYLLNYIETENVNISYEVNACGSNNTWQILDVDIPKLNSTVSKHITNLKPYTRYGVYVKTFIARNMNFSANPVGQSEIIFFRTKSAIPSRPTNVIATPLSESEILVRWQPPVHSPNSIIGYYIVSRTIIPEEQDLISLRDYCNDTLENEFETGEVVSEVIDKTPVSNAASCCSKNGRNNWVASNKFEIYCHQNITISNVSPGWKDYCVYNNYNSMNNFYVLANNFSSSQSEKKGTSKSEYSKSYLDEATVVYNVSNWNNNSFVVKDLRHYTRYIVYVSACATKVDESQMCSSIEYAYARTKKREHADDVCNVKVRVTNNTIVEVSWDLVKSPNAVTVSYTIEYTNLDIRDAKKSTECIPHTGRKEKFNSYFIKNLSPGKYSLRMRSTSLAGDGAFSDMVYFTLGASNTAPITLISLLTMAVLSVILIVMFLFLRNEHKKRKQERLIASVNPDYIETKYVIDEWEVPRESVEILQELGLGNFGMVYRGYFDKTTPVAIKTISKTASQREKNEFLNEASVMKNFSTYHIIKLLGVVSIENPPFVIMELMENGDLKTYLRRIRDTHLIPDSCRIMRMAAEIADGMAYLESKKYVHRDLAARNCMISENLVCKIGDFGMARDIYETDYYKIGRKGLLPIRWMAPENLSDGVFTSDSDVWSYGVVLYEILTLAAMPYQGFSNEEVLSHVLHKGTLSIPRNCPENIQMIMEKCFKWRPSERPTFMEIVAELEPFLSQDFCEKSFYHSAEGVESRNLGIKKPYHPPAPIKFHWGNETARWVKEFEDNVTLLDQTKAGTSRGRIFKNGFQHFGNVTNLENVPLDR, encoded by the exons ATGAGGATGAGGTGGTGGTCGCTGCTGATCGTGTTCCTCTGCGTCGCGGCGCGCCTGGCGTGCTGCCAGGAGAAGAGCTGGTCCAAGACGACGAATTACCGCGACAAAACCGCTAAGGGCAAATACGATCCCGATTATGTGGACAGGAAGAACGCCGCCGGCCTTCGCGAGGACGGATACCGCGAACGCGGCGACTCGATCGTTTTCTCCGACGATCAAGAGTTCTACGATCGAATCGATTCCCATAGGAACAACAGAGCGATCGATGCTTCCAG ATCGACGGAAGCGAACGCGAAACTGAACCAGCAATCCGGCCAGCTGTCGAATCTTCCGAAACCGATCGCCAAGTCGACGGACACGGTCCACAGAAGGCCCACGGGAAGGATAAAAAGTATAATGATCGGGGACGGTATTTGTCACAGTATAGACATTCGGAACAGCGTGTCGCACTTCGCGATCTTGAAGAACTGCCGCGTGATAGAGGGCGACCTGCAGATCGTCTTGATCGAGGACTGTACCGAGGCAGACTTTCAGAACATTCACTTCCCCGAACTTCGAGAGATCACCGGTTATCTATTGTTCTATCGCGTCAACGGACTAAAGAGCCTCGTGAATCTGTTCCCGAATCTCGAGGTGATCAGAGGGAACGCGCTGCTCACCGATTACGCGTTTATGTTGTACGAGATGCAGAATCTCCAAGAG ATCGGGCTGAAGAAACTCACGGAAATCTCGAGGGGCAGCGTTCGCATCGAGAAGAACCCGGCTCTCTGCTACACCAACACCCTCAACTGGACCCTTATCGTTTCGGTGGGCGAAAATGTTATCAAAGACAACGGGGAGGAAGCGTCTTGTCCCG GATGTTCCCATTGTCCGGAGGGTTTCTGTTGGACGGCTCAGCACTGTCAAAGGATAGAACCGCCAAAGTGTCACGAACAGTGTCTCGGGGAGTGTCACGGGCCATCGGACAGCGAATGCTACGTCTGCAAGCACTATAGACACAAAGGGAAATGCATCGAAACCTGTCCTAGTCACCT ATATGCCTATCTTTCGAGACGCTGCGTCACGAAGGACGAGTGCATACAAATTAATCGTTTGAAGAGGTTGCACCACCAAAAATTGGAGGAGGGACAGTCTTGGCGACCGTTCAATGGGACTTGCATGGTTCAGTGTCCTGACGGGTACGAAGATGCGCTCGATGAGAACAAT ATGACCACGTGTCGAGTTTGCGAGACACACTGCCGGAAGGTTAGCCACGGTGCTTTGATACGTCATATCTCGGACGCTCAAAGCTTCCGTGGCATAACCGTGGTGAAAGGTGCTCTGGAGTTCCAGATTGGAAACGATTACTCGAACATAATGAACGAATTGAGCGAAGCTTTCGGCCTAATCGAGGAGATCACGGACTATTTGAAAATCACTCGTTCGTTCCCCATCACGTCGCTGGGATTTTTTAAAAAGCTCAAAGTCATCAAGGGGGAAACCTTGGATACGACCGACGCGAGTCTGGCCGTGCTCGATAACCCAAACTTGTCGAATCTGTTCCCGCCGGAGCAGAAGATCAAAATCGAAAGGGGTAAGCTATTCTTTCATTACAATCCGAAGCTGTGTCTATCCAAGATCATACAGTTGAGCAAGATGGTGAACATGTCGAACTTTACGGACCTGGAGGTGCAACCTGAGTCGAACGGCGACAAAGTGGCCTGCGATATCGTCAACATAAACATCACCGTAAAGAATCTAGGGCCAGATTATGCGGATTTGGTTTGGGATAGTTACAAACCACCGGAAGGTCAGCAGTTGCTCAGCTACCTGTTGAACTACATCGAAACGGAGAACGTAAATATCAGTTACGAGGTGAACGCCTGCGGCAGCAACAATACCTGGCAAATACTCGACGTCGATATTCCAAAGTTGAACTCTACCGTTTCCAAACATATCACGAACTTGAAACCGTACACCAGGTACGGGGTTTACGTCAAGACCTTCATCGCCAGGAATATGAACTTCTCCGCGAACCCGGTGGGTCAGTCGGAGATCATATTCTTTCGAACGAAAAGCGCCATACCCTCGCGTCCGACGAACGTGATCGCCACTCCTCTGTCCGAAAGCGAGATACTGGTCAGGTGGCAGCCCCCCGTACACTCTCCTAACAGCATCATAGGCTACTACATAGTCTCCAGGACCATAATACCCGAGGAGCAAGATCTGATCTCGTTGCGCGATTACTGCAACGATACGCTGGAGAACGAATTCGAGACCGGGGAGGTGGTGTCCGAGGTGATCGACAAGACGCCAGTCTCGAACGCTGCCTCTTGTTGCTCGAAGAACGGGAGGAACAATTGGGTCGCGTCGAACAAGTTCGAGATATACTGTCACCAGAACATAACCATCAGCAACGTATCGCCCGGCTGGAAGGACTATTGCGTCTAcaacaactacaattccatgaACAATTTCTACGTGCTGGCGAACAATTTCTCCTCCTCTCAATCGGAGAAGAAGGGAACTTCCAAGAGCGAGTACTCCAAGAGCTACTTGGACGAGGCGACCGTCGTCTACAACGTGAGCAACTGGAACAACAATTCGTTCGTGGTCAAAGACCTGCGTCACTATACGCGGTATATCGTGTACGTGTCCGCGTGTGCCACCAAGGTGGACGAATCGCAGATGTGTTCGTCGATCGAGTATGCATACGCCAGAACGAAGAAGCGGGAACACGCGGACGATGTCTGCAACGTCAAGGTCCGTGTGACAAACAACACTATCGTGGAGGTGTCTTGGGACTTGGTAAAAAGCCCGAACGCGGTCACGGTCTCGTACACCATAGAGTACACGAACCTGGACATTAGGGACGCGAAGAAGAGCACCGAGTGCATACCGCACACAGGCCGCAAGGAGAAGTTCAACAGTTACTTCATCAAGAACTTGAGTCCAGGCAAGTATAGTCTACGGATGCGGTCCACGTCGCTAGCAGGGGACGGTGCTTTCTCGGACATGGTTTATTTCACCTTGGGCGCCTCGAACACCGCCCCCATCACGCTGATCTCGTTGCTCACTATGGCTGTTCTTTCCGTGATCCTGATAGTGATGTTCCTGTTCTTGAGAAACGAGCACAAGAAAAGGAAGCAGGAGAGATTGATAGCCAGCGTGAACCCGGACTACATAGAGACCAAGTACGTGATCGACGAGTGGGAGGTGCCCAGAGAGAGCGTCGAGATCCTGCAGGAGCTGGGTCTGGGTAACTTTGGTATGGTGTATCGCGGATACTTCGACAAGACTACGCCAGTGGCCATAAAAACCATCTCGAAAACGGCCAGTCAACGGGAAAAGAACGAGTTCCTGAACGAGGCTTCGGTGATGAAGAACTTCTCCACTTACCACATTATCAAGCTTCTGGGCGTCGTGTCCATCGAGAATCCCCCGTTCGTCATCATGGAGTTGATGGAGAACGGGGATTTGAAGACGTATTTGCGTCGTATTCGCGACACCCATCTGATTCCGGACTCGTGCAGGATAATGAGAATGGCGGCGGAAATCGCGGATGGAATGGCCTACCTGGAGTCGAAGAAGTACGTTCATCGCGACCTGGCGGCGAGGAACTGCATGATCTCGGAGAATCTAGTGTGCAAGATCGGAGACTTTGGCATGGCGAGGGACATTTACGAAACCGACTACTACAAGATAGGGAGAAAAGGACTGTTGCCTATAAGGTGGATGGCGCCCGAGAACCTTTCGGATGGCGTATTTACCTCCGATTCGGACGTCTGGTCCTACGGCGTGGTTCTTTACGAAATTTTAACCCTTGCCGCGATGCCCTATCAAGGATTCTCGAACGAGGAGGTACTCAGTCACGTGCTGCACAAAGGAACCCTTAGTATACCGCGCAATTGTCCCGAGAACATCCAAATGATCATGGAAAAGTGTTTCAAGTGGCGGCCCAGCGAACGTCCCACCTTCATGGAGATCGTGGCCGAGCTCGAACCGTTCCTCAGCCAAGACTTTTGCGAGAAATCGTTCTACCACTCCGCGGAGGGCGTAGAGAGTCGGAACTTGGGTATCAAGAAACCTTATCATCCCCCCGCGCCTATTAAGTTTCATTGGGGAAACGAGACTGCCAGGTGGGTGAAGGAGTTCGAGGATAACGTGACGCTTCTCGATCAGACTAAAGCCGGCACTAGCAGAGGCCGTATCTTCAAGAACGGCTTCCAGCATTTTGGTAACGTAACTAACTTGGAAAACGTACCTCTCGATCGGTGA
- the LOC143342098 gene encoding PI-PLC X domain-containing protein 1 — protein MARYTVILIPGLLLATINGTFTARVCNSSAETWQSHIGILISPVMSDSRMREIEIYWNNVDLGPDEKIVLMKENNSSSPLILYNVTSNESSGVEKTGIQTKFLPSSNLSFVQRSSKYYVAVLTTTGNVKETNYLKTHPTWMKEMKHILSPLRISQIFLPGTHDSACYAQENNTKLFVSKYAVTQDMDILGQLIHGVRYLDIRVGSYPFTKELWWTNHGLFYRSVSLQTVIDQVKRFLENTEEIVIFDIREFPIGFDDISVHRELVSYLEDQFRDYFLTSNNGWAITMNDIWSSGKRLIIGYENTQIVREHASMWPCVRHQWGNVRSIEDLYKYLDTIENEDSDYRVRPRSAMAELTMNVMDVIYNRLGNLRDMAHRVNVNVTNWYSTVWQYSANIVAVDFVRGTGIVETAIKSNENRHLHCRY, from the exons ATGGCTCGTTATACAGTAATCTTGATACCCGGTTTACTGTTAGCGACTATTAATGGAACTTTCACTGCGAGGGTTTGCAATTCGTCCGCGGAAACCT GGCAATCTCACATCGGTATACTTATTTCGCCCGTAATGTCGGATTCGCGGATGCGGGAGATCGAAATTTACTGGAACAACGTGGATCTTGGGCCCGACGAGAAGATCGTGCTCATGAAAGAAAATAATTCGAGTTCTCCGCTTATACTTTACAATGTTACGTCCAACGAATCGAGTGGCGTCGAGAAAACCGGGATACAAACGAAATTTTTACCCAGCTCGAATCTTTCTTTCGTGCAGCGATCCTCGA AATATTACGTTGCGGTGCTGACGACAACAGGTAACGTGAAAGAAACGAACTATCTGAAGACGCATCCGACATGGATGAAAGAGATGAAACATATTCTGAGTCCTCTCAGAATTAGTCAAATTTTTCTCCCTGGCACGCACGATTCCGCGTGTTACGCTCAGGAAAATAATACGAAACTCTTCGTCTCGAAGTACGCTGTGACACAG GATATGGATATACTCGGTCAATTGATACACGGTGTACGGTATTTGGACATCCGAGTAGGAAGTTATCCTTTTACCAAAGAGCTTTGGTGGACGAATCACGGGCTATTTTATCGGTCGGTGTCGCTGCAAACTGTCATAGATCAAGTGAAAAGGTTCCTCGAAAATACCGAGGAAATTGTGATATTCGACATTCGCGAATTCCCTATTG GATTCGACGATATATCGGTTCATCGGGAATTGGTATCGTATTTGGAAGATCAGTTTCGAGATTATTTCTTGACGAGTAATAATGGGTGGGCTATCACAATGAATGACATTTGGTCTTCCGGCAAAAGATTAATAATCGGTTATGAAAACACGCAAATTGTTCGGGAACACGCTAGCATGTGGCCTTGCGTGCGACATCAATGGGGCAACGTAAGGAGCATCGAGGATTTGTACAAATATTTGGACACAATTGAAAACGAAGACAG CGATTACAGAGTGAGACCGCGATCAGCAATGGCAGAATTAACAATGAACGTAATGGACGTAATTTACAATCGACTGGGAAATCTTCGTGACATGGCGCACAGAGTTAATGTCAATGTAACAAATTGGTACAGCACAGTTTGGCAATACTCTGCCAATATTGTGGCAGTGGATTTCGTGAGAGGCACTGGTATCGTTGAAACTGCCATTAAATCCAACGAGAATCGCCATTTACACTGCCGATATTAA
- the LOC143342099 gene encoding chymotrypsin-like protease CTRL-1, translating to MSLLFILYLILALNVTEQSQSFLSEIYSSNSINCPNDKVCTFIDHCPVILNLMNENLLPIHRFRQAICGYDSTRTKVCCDVDGNIVNPTFTQEDGALFARSNSISECGKSFVQSSINAAGVYPFVARIGFISTTGEIKYPCTGVILNKRTILTTASCALANSDDYKLYSITVGEYNAETDSKCNTQTNNVSYVIKHPNYKADTFMNNIAMLRLKEPIEYTATAQPICLPPNNRYINRSINSILVGWGKLAGQITKPCQQQSLKMRIMSNNECSSYYGQELSVELCATGNEVPCSGYSGSPLLFEYNDTYFLLGILSYGANCNLNIEFPSVFVDVQRHIRWILENC from the exons ATGTCTCTTTTGTTTATATTGTATCTTATTCTTGCGTTGAACGTTACCGAACAATCGCAAAGCTTCTTGAGCGAAATATATTCGAGCAATTCGATCAATTGTCCGAACGATAAGGTATGCACTTTTATCGATCACTGCCCggttattttaaatttgatgAACGAGAATCTGCTTCCAATTCATAG atTTCGTCAAGCAATCTGCGGTTACGACAGCACTAGAACAAAGGTGTGCTGTGACGTGGATGGTAATATTGTAAACCCAACTTTTACGCAGGAAGATGGTGCACTCTTCGCGAGGTCAAATTCGATTTCAGAATGTGGGAAAAGCTTCGTTCAAAGTAGCATAAACGCTGCTGGAGTGTACCCTTTTGTTGCAAGGATTGGCTTTATAA GTACAACAGGAGAAATAAAGTATCCCTGCACCGGAGTAATTTTGAACAAACGTACGATACTGACTACTGCTAGTTGCGCTCTCGCAAACTCAGACGACTATAAATT ATATTCAATTACCGTTGGAGAATATAATGCCGAGACGGATTCTAAATGCAATACCCAGACAAATAATGTATCGTACGTAATAAAACATCCAAATTACAAAGCTGACACTTTTATGAACAATATAGCGATGTTACGTTTGAAAGAACCGATCGAATACACTG CAACTGCGCAGCCCATATGTCTTCCTCCAAACAATAGATACATAAATCGGAGTATTAATTCTATTCTTGTTGGATGGGGGAAATTAGCCGGTCAAATTA ccAAGCCCTGTCAACAACAGTCTTTGAAAATGAGAATTATGTCCAATAACGAATGTTCGAGTTACTATGGTCAAGAATTGTCCGTTGAACTATGCGCAACAGGAAACGAAGTACCTTGCTCGGGTTATAGCGGAAGCCCGCTTTTATTTGAATACAACGACACATATTTCTTG TTAGGCATTTTGTCGTATGGTGCTAACTGTAACTTGAACATCGAATTTCCGTCCGTCTTTGTTGATGTACAAAGACACATACGCTGGATTCTAGAAAATTGTTAA
- the Lin-52 gene encoding DREAM core complex component lin-52 isoform X2, with amino-acid sequence MNIMTTEEPVDQPVVDLICVEESLMSLEKLDRASPDLWPEQIPGVNEFVAQNSPQTEPSAWAAGLTPDDINQLHQLGNLSMTGLISEVKKLHDMAYQLGLEEAKEMTRGKYLNIFKHK; translated from the exons ATGAATATAATGACCACGGAAGAACCAGTAGATCAACCAG TTGTAGATCTAATTTGTGTGGAAGAAAGTCTCATGAGTTTAGAAAAACTTGATAGAGCTTCCCCTGATTTATGGCCAGAACAAA TTCCAGGTGTTAACGAGTTTGTTGCTCAAAATTCTCCCCAAACTGAACCATCTGCTTGGGCTGCTGGTCTTACACCGGATGATATAAATCAATTACATC aATTGGGTAACTTATCCATGACTGGTTTAATATCTGAAGTTAAAAAGTTGCATGACATGGCTTATCAATTGGGATTGGAAGAGGCAAAAGAAATGACACGTGGAAAGTACTTAAACATCTTTAAACACAAATAG
- the Lin-52 gene encoding DREAM core complex component lin-52 isoform X3, with amino-acid sequence MNIMTTEEPVDQPVVDLICVEESLMSLEKLDRASPDLWPEQSVNEFVAQNSPQTEPSAWAAGLTPDDINQLHQLGNLSMTGLISEVKKLHDMAYQLGLEEAKEMTRGKYLNIFKHK; translated from the exons ATGAATATAATGACCACGGAAGAACCAGTAGATCAACCAG TTGTAGATCTAATTTGTGTGGAAGAAAGTCTCATGAGTTTAGAAAAACTTGATAGAGCTTCCCCTGATTTATGGCCAGAACAAA GTGTTAACGAGTTTGTTGCTCAAAATTCTCCCCAAACTGAACCATCTGCTTGGGCTGCTGGTCTTACACCGGATGATATAAATCAATTACATC aATTGGGTAACTTATCCATGACTGGTTTAATATCTGAAGTTAAAAAGTTGCATGACATGGCTTATCAATTGGGATTGGAAGAGGCAAAAGAAATGACACGTGGAAAGTACTTAAACATCTTTAAACACAAATAG
- the Lin-52 gene encoding DREAM core complex component lin-52 isoform X1 encodes MNIMTTEEPVDQPVVDLICVEESLMSLEKLDRASPDLWPEQMVNEVPGVNEFVAQNSPQTEPSAWAAGLTPDDINQLHQLGNLSMTGLISEVKKLHDMAYQLGLEEAKEMTRGKYLNIFKHK; translated from the exons ATGAATATAATGACCACGGAAGAACCAGTAGATCAACCAG TTGTAGATCTAATTTGTGTGGAAGAAAGTCTCATGAGTTTAGAAAAACTTGATAGAGCTTCCCCTGATTTATGGCCAGAACAAA TGGTTAATGAAGTTCCAGGTGTTAACGAGTTTGTTGCTCAAAATTCTCCCCAAACTGAACCATCTGCTTGGGCTGCTGGTCTTACACCGGATGATATAAATCAATTACATC aATTGGGTAACTTATCCATGACTGGTTTAATATCTGAAGTTAAAAAGTTGCATGACATGGCTTATCAATTGGGATTGGAAGAGGCAAAAGAAATGACACGTGGAAAGTACTTAAACATCTTTAAACACAAATAG
- the Pet117 gene encoding cytochrome c oxidase assembly factor-like: protein MSFAAKTTFALCCVVSFSIIGYVHYRQEYDRKQLHSGVIRDIERQERRKIQNLYYLQQQQELTKVLKASEKQNESQHSLQI, encoded by the exons ATGTCATTTGCCGCAAAAACTACGTTCGCGTTATGTTGTGTAGTATCGTTTAGTATAATAGGTTACGTTCACTATAGACAAGAGTACGACAG GAAACAGCTTCATTCAGGTGTAATTCGTGATATCGAACGACAAGAACGCAGAAAAATACAAAACTTGTATTACCTCCAACAACAACAAGAATTAACAAAGGTCTTGAAAGCGTCCGAGAAACAGAACGAAAGTCAACATAGCttgcaaatataa